A window of Hymenobacter aerilatus contains these coding sequences:
- a CDS encoding NAD(P)H-hydrate dehydratase, whose protein sequence is MKILSADQTHAADQATIKTDRISSLDLMERAATALADWLMNRLSPSEAGEAHVLCGPGNNGGDGLVLARLLHLAGYAVRVWLLPADKRSADCQANLDRLPANIPQAEVAEDALPTLPDGTLVVDALFGTGLSRPLEGVAAALVRHLHKAKARVLAVDIPSGLFTDAPQPADSVIVRAYHTVSFELPKLAFLLPHNAEYVGQWHLVPIGLDAKFLAKAKVEHYFVDAAFVAGKLPRRAMFSHKGMYGHALLLAGSNGKMGACVLATRACLRSGVGLLTVRTPGIGYDVLQTTAPEAMALVDPNQDHLTELPALKSYDAVGMGPGMGQEDATRVVLEQLLREAGEQQLALVLDADALNLLGTHRELLDLLPPDTVLTPHPKEFERLTEPARDDYHRLELLRNFCQKYRCYCVLKGAYTCLGTPDGPLYFNSTGSPGMASGGSGDALTGVLTALRAQSKHLSPLDACLLSIYAHGRAGTLAAEALGEASSLAHDLIEKLGLAFQELTAPEEW, encoded by the coding sequence ATGAAAATTCTTAGCGCCGATCAAACCCACGCCGCCGACCAGGCTACCATCAAAACCGACCGTATTTCCTCCCTCGATCTGATGGAACGCGCCGCCACTGCGCTAGCCGACTGGCTGATGAATCGCCTTTCTCCCAGTGAAGCGGGCGAAGCACACGTGCTGTGTGGCCCCGGCAACAACGGCGGCGACGGGCTGGTGCTGGCGCGTCTGCTCCACCTGGCCGGCTACGCCGTGCGCGTATGGCTTCTGCCTGCTGACAAGCGCTCCGCCGACTGCCAGGCCAACCTCGACCGCCTCCCCGCTAATATACCACAAGCCGAAGTAGCCGAAGACGCCCTCCCTACCCTACCCGATGGCACCTTGGTGGTAGATGCTCTGTTTGGCACTGGCCTCAGCCGACCTTTGGAGGGCGTGGCCGCGGCGCTGGTCCGCCACCTCCACAAAGCCAAGGCACGGGTACTGGCGGTGGATATTCCCTCTGGCCTGTTCACCGACGCGCCTCAACCCGCCGACAGCGTAATTGTCCGCGCCTACCATACCGTTAGCTTCGAGCTGCCTAAGCTGGCCTTCCTCCTACCCCACAACGCCGAGTACGTGGGCCAGTGGCATCTGGTCCCCATTGGTCTCGATGCAAAGTTTCTTGCCAAGGCAAAGGTCGAGCACTACTTTGTAGATGCCGCTTTTGTGGCGGGCAAGCTACCGCGCCGCGCTATGTTTTCGCACAAGGGAATGTACGGTCACGCCCTACTACTGGCGGGTAGCAACGGTAAGATGGGGGCCTGCGTGCTAGCTACGCGCGCCTGCCTGCGCAGCGGGGTAGGGCTGCTCACGGTGCGCACACCTGGCATCGGCTACGATGTGCTGCAAACCACGGCGCCCGAAGCCATGGCATTAGTTGACCCTAATCAGGACCACCTCACCGAGCTGCCCGCACTGAAATCGTACGACGCCGTGGGCATGGGGCCAGGCATGGGGCAGGAAGATGCAACGCGGGTTGTGCTCGAACAATTGCTGCGCGAAGCTGGCGAGCAGCAACTGGCCTTGGTACTAGATGCCGATGCCCTCAACCTACTCGGCACCCACCGCGAGCTGCTCGATTTACTTCCCCCCGACACGGTGCTGACGCCTCATCCCAAGGAGTTTGAGCGCCTCACGGAACCCGCCCGCGACGACTACCACCGCTTGGAGCTGCTTCGCAACTTCTGCCAGAAATACCGCTGTTACTGTGTGCTGAAAGGCGCCTACACCTGCCTGGGTACACCAGATGGCCCCTTGTATTTTAATAGTACTGGCAGCCCCGGCATGGCCAGCGGCGGCTCCGGCGACGCTCTTACAGGCGTACTCACCGCCTTGCGCGCTCAAAGCAAGCACCTCAGCCCACTTGATGCTTGCCTACTAAGTATCTATGCCCACGGCCGTGCCGGCACCCTGGCCGCCGAGGCG
- the msrB gene encoding peptide-methionine (R)-S-oxide reductase MsrB, translated as MQTWNDVIRLANHGSPTPPRRVEKTNAEWREQLTPEQYHVTREHGTERAFTGEYCEAHEAGLYACVCCGTPLYDSRTKFESGTGWPSFTQPVEENAIKYKKDTSYGMVRVEVLCNVCDAHQGHVFPDGPAPSGLRLCINSAAIKLVEAKETAA; from the coding sequence ATGCAAACCTGGAACGACGTTATCCGGCTGGCTAACCACGGAAGCCCTACCCCACCCCGGCGCGTGGAGAAAACCAATGCCGAATGGCGCGAGCAACTTACGCCCGAGCAATACCACGTAACCCGCGAGCACGGCACCGAGCGCGCCTTCACCGGCGAGTACTGCGAGGCTCACGAAGCCGGCCTGTATGCCTGCGTGTGCTGCGGCACTCCGCTCTACGACTCGCGCACTAAATTCGAGTCGGGTACAGGCTGGCCCAGCTTCACCCAGCCTGTAGAAGAAAACGCTATTAAGTATAAGAAAGACACTAGCTACGGTATGGTGCGCGTGGAAGTGCTGTGTAATGTGTGCGATGCGCACCAGGGTCACGTTTTCCCCGATGGCCCAGCCCCAAGCGGCCTGCGCCTGTGCATCAACTCAGCCGCCATTAAGCTGGTAGAAGCCAAGGAAACAGCCGCTTAA